The following coding sequences are from one Desulfuromonadaceae bacterium window:
- a CDS encoding outer membrane lipoprotein-sorting protein → NVAREDDRWLWLPALNLKKRIAPGDKRTSFVGSDFYYEDVSGRSLDEDRHELIEETATRYVIRNTPKNRSSVEFSHYIVQIDKTTYLPVKAEYFDQSGSVYRVVEALEVATVQGYPTVIKAAARDLLAGSTTINHFTQIEYDLGLQERIFTERFLRRAPREVTR, encoded by the coding sequence AAAATGTCGCCAGGGAAGATGATCGTTGGCTTTGGCTCCCCGCGCTGAACTTGAAAAAGCGCATCGCACCGGGGGACAAGCGGACCAGCTTTGTCGGTTCTGACTTTTATTACGAAGATGTTTCGGGCCGCAGCCTGGACGAGGATCGCCATGAACTGATCGAGGAAACCGCCACCCGTTACGTGATCAGGAACACCCCGAAAAATCGTTCATCGGTGGAATTCAGCCACTATATCGTGCAGATCGATAAAACCACGTACCTGCCGGTCAAGGCCGAGTATTTTGATCAAAGTGGCAGCGTCTATCGGGTCGTCGAGGCGCTCGAAGTGGCGACGGTGCAGGGCTATCCGACGGTGATCAAAGCGGCGGCCCGCGATCTGCTTGCGGGGAGCACGACGATTAACCATTTTACTCAAATTGAGTATGATCTCGGCTTGCAGGAGCGGATATTTACCGAGCGCTTTTTGCGCCGCGCGCCGCGAGAAGTAACGCGTTAG
- a CDS encoding DUF2892 domain-containing protein — MTVNRYLRLIAGFFVMLSVGLSQLHSPAWLYFTAFVGLNLFQSAFTNWCPMMTILKKIGVREG; from the coding sequence ATGACCGTCAATCGTTATTTACGCCTGATCGCCGGTTTTTTCGTGATGCTGAGTGTGGGTTTGTCGCAGCTACATTCCCCCGCATGGCTTTATTTTACGGCCTTTGTCGGGCTGAATCTTTTTCAGAGCGCCTTCACCAACTGGTGCCCGATGATGACAATTTTAAAAAAGATCGGGGTGCGGGAAGGGTAA